The nucleotide sequence CTTATTTGCTTAAAACTTTAAACTATAAACAATAAGGAACTCAAATAAGTTCCAACACCCCTTGGAGTCACATATAGGCATATAGCTACTGCCACCCCAATGATTAAATTGATAAAATTACATAGGTTGAAAAGATACATTTCAAATTAGCAAAGTTAAATTTCAAGTAAATATATGGTAGATGTTCATTTAACAGTTGTATCGAAAAAATAAACACGAAGTTTCTCCTTTAATTGggtatgtttatgtttatttataGATTCACAGTATATAGTATATTCTTGTTTGTATTTCAAATAAAATTTGACGAATTGTCTATTCTTTACAAGAAAATATTTGAGATAACAAGAGCTTATATAAATTCTTTATATACCATTTATTCCTTGTAAAAGCAAAAGATTTGGGtttttaagattttatataaattcTTGAAAACTAGAATATTACTAGTTTTGAACGTGTCTTACAATTTCATATATTCATGTAATAATCAAAACATTTGCTACGAGTATAAAGTATCGGGATAAAAAAaaagtatgaattatgaattaaatgtgtttttatcattattttgaaatttaatttaatttacatCCATATATGTGGGGCCATAAACTAAGGACTGAACTTGCCAATAACAAATTGGAGGGTTAAGCACAAGTTTTTATATAATGGTTGGAGTAGTATAGAAGAATAGATGATATAAAATGTTGTCTTCTCCGATAGCGAAATCTCACCTACATTTCCTCCATTAAAACAGTAAATTCGACCTTCGTTTTTTCCAACTTAAAGCTCCTGCTACTCAtctacaaattttattttgtttaattgtATTTACGTATCTTAGACCGGCTTATTGGAGTTTTTTCGATTTTGAAGCTATAGAAAACTAGTAGACCTAAAATTTTGATGCCCCATGATTTCCGATGCCCTATGCCGTCGCCCTGGTTGCCCAGCACCAGGCCCGACCCTGGTCGTTGGTCCCACCATTATACACAAAAAAACTAACAGCGTCCTTTCAATTTTTTTTTGCTAACAGCATCATTTTATTATCTCATTTAAACATACATAGTCCCTTCATCAACCCTCCATTTAAATTGAACGTTAAGTGCCATCACATATATGAAACGTGACGGGTATTTTCATCCTTTTAATCTATttgtatttttcttttctttttcatttatttaataatCTTTCCTCCccttatcttcatcatcatcgcATATTCATGGAAAAATTAATTGAAAATGCATTAAACTTTCatcaaattcctattgtatgcattcaactttcaaatctcctattgtatgcatttaacttttTAAATTGTTCTATTGTACGTAGTTAACCTGTTATAATAAGTAACCTTTCAGGTCACCTCCATTTAATTTTTAGGTATTTACATTATTGATCCCTCATGTTTGTAAATCCTCATTTCATTAGTCCATCATCATCCATCATCTTCATCCTTTTTTTCAAATACACCATGTGTAAGTATGTTTTCAGATACACTATCTTTAATTATTTTTCAGATCTAAAACTAAATATCAAAATTAAAAAAATTTGAATAAACAAATCAATGGCCAATGGGATCAGGCAGAAACATAAATTACATTCACGTAAAAAAAATCTAACttagaaaaaaaaaaaaccccatgaGAAATCAGACAAGATCTTCATCTTCAACAATGCTCAAAATCAAAGCTCAACATCACCACCATCACCGGCGACGGCCTGCAACTCAACCACCGTAACAAGATCTGGGTAAATACCTTCTGCAACGCCTTCATCGAGATGGATCTGAACTATGACTCTGAGTCGAGTTTCCGGAGCGATGGATCTGAAACGATGTTCTAAAACCCACTAGGTCAACCTTCATCGTGATGCGGTGGTTTCGCAACGCAGGTCAACCTCTACTGATTCGTGTTACGGTGGTTTCTTACGATGGAGATCAGAATCAAAACGGTAATTAGATCTGGATTCATATACTGATTGTTGTTCGTTTTAATAATTTAGTAATTTATTGATTTAGCTTGAATTTTGATGGAATGATCTTTACTTTTAGCATAAGAAAATAAAGAATATAATTTTATTTGATTTATGAAGTCTGGTGAGATTAAGATGAAGAAATTTAGGATGAAACAAAATTCTAAGTTGTGTGGGTGAATGTAGGGATAGTGTCGATGTATTAAATTTTATGATATGAAATGGGTTTTTGTTTATGAAATGGGTTTTTATGAAATATGAAATGGGTTTTTATGAAATATGAAATGGGTTTTTGGGAAGAAACAAAACTGTAAGTTGTACACGTGGTTTAATTTTGATTGTGTCATTTAATTAATGGATATATAATAACAAAAACTGTAACAACCCTAATCTTACGCCAATCAAAATGTATAAATAAAGATAACTTAAAAGGTAAATGAGCGTTATTCTTATTCGAATTTAAACCATAGTCAAAACACCAAAGTTGACAAATTTATTCAAAAGTACTACTAAACCAAAATAAACTACTAAATCTTGATGGAAATCTCTAAGGCAAGGTGCTAAGTtcactccactctacactcttccctcgttcccaacgcccccttgattacctgtcgtataagaaggaaaacaaagaatacgactgagccaaagcccagtgaacggataaAACAAAGAACAGAGTAGTATGACATGCATGACAAATTTCAAAACAACTTATTTAcaatttaacttattttaaaatcaaggTGTAAATATGTATAGATCCTTAATAACGAATATGTCAAAATATCAAAGTCACATACTAAGagttaaacaaatatatatatatcaaattatccaaaatgaaatcatagggtagcaactccactaatcatccatatcggtgacgtttcgtatgacactacgatgaacgtacaccgtcaaaacaaaatcctaggatcgatccatacgcctcctattacaaatatatataataataatgagctcgtaccaccaccgggcaatcaaaaggagacgccgtagatataacaaaatacaccgctacggtcgatgccacattatcggtgtcacaataatgcgctcatgggacctccatgaataggttactcttaggcacacattttaagaaaacgttttaaccgatttattaattataaattttcaAATATCCTTTAATATGATTTATagactttaaaatatatttaaaaagaatTAATGAAATGACTTAAATATTTTACGTTTGACCAAATACTTACAATGTTTAAACGAGACttaacgggacatgtaaagccacatggaatgagggacactcgatacgaatcaccgtaccactcaCCACACTCACACATGTTCTTTACCGAAAGGTTTACGACATTTTTCGGGGCTGTTTCGAGGCAAAGTTTTGATACAATTTCCAAAGGCCAAAATATTATGATTTCCTCAATTAACAAACATAATtagcaacctcgttagtacatccaaaatgaggaaaacataacacaatatataGACTAATAAATATAACGAATTTCCAAATAAGCATGTCATACCAATAATTTTTATATACAATTcgaaacaaagttttgagaggaaagatttaccgaagcgatcctaaaccacctagaatatccgtaccttatgttGAATGATGAAATTCCAATGACAACAAAATACCACCAAGAATGCGATCACCGAGCCAAATCTAAGGAACACACACGTATGAGCACAAAACGCATTCAAATAGGGAGTATGTAATATCCTTTATTTAATTAGTGTTACCATATGATTCTTATGCGTTTACTTCCATCTAACTAGTTCCATGAATTTTTATATTAAAGATATAATTATGTTAGTATATGTTACTATGGCTTTCATATTCCAAATTACTAGTGACTTAAGTATTTTAAGACTAAAAATTCCCCACTATCATAAATGAAAACATGGACTCTAACATCAATTTCTATTTCCTTTCCACACAAATATATATGCACCCAAGTTGTATTACCGTTTCATATTTTAATTTCCCGTTTAGTAATTTACACTTTATAAGAACCTACTAGATTGGTACTGTTAGTGGCCACATGCCCCTTTTTTAGCCAATCAAATAACACATGGTGCATGTGTAATTAAATTGATCAGACGACTGGTCATTTGCATGGCTAAATCCCCATTCCCATTAGTTATTACTTTATTACTTactcatattattattttataaagcaTGGACAGTACTATAAAATTAGTACACTTTGATTTAATCATGTTGTAATTGTATATACTAGTTACATAAAGATTTTTAATACTCCATTACTAAATATATGACTATCATTTCATTAAAATTATTCTTCACAAAAGGTGCTCGTTTTGTACTCAAAATCTTAACATCTCATCCTTATAATAATTCATGTGATATGTAGTAAATCTAAACTAGtaagttgataataataataataataataataataataataataataataaacaaattatACTTCAATAACAAAGATGGTGATTAGTAGTTACCTTTAAAACGTGTTCGTGTTAGAACCGAAACTAGACCCGCAATTACTTTGTATCTTCTTTGAATTCTCTATTGTCTTCCTCTTAATATTATGGTAGATTGTAGTGAGTAGTATGGGTATCAAGTTGATGAATATTTCATTTTATTTGGTTTAGTAAAGAATTTACTAAATGGAGAGTACTTGTGGAATATATAACTTAAATGAGACTATCTCATTCCTTTTAATGAATGTTGCACTGTATCTTTCTtgtttaatataaaatttaatcatcatctttttgAAAATATTAATACAAAGTAAGTGGCTACTAGTTATTAATCATAATTAATCTATAGCATGATACAAAATTAAGTTTGTTGAGTATATGACAAAAGCAAGTTAGTTTgagttatttttttattaattattttttttttttttttttttttgatattacaACTCCAACTActaaaaaaaaatttcgtcctcgaaattgaaAGAAGTTATAGAATTGAAACGCACCAATTAGCAAACAAATGAGGGTGTTCGGCCCGCATGGTTTCCTCGAGTTCCCAAGTGGCCTCGCTAGCAGGATGATTCTTCCATTGAACTTTAACGAAAGGGGTGGAGCTTTTACGAGTTACTCGCTCCTCGCGTTCTATAATAGCCTCGGGTTCTTCAACATAAGAAAGATCAGCTCGAATTTCAGAAAAAGGATATTGCACCACGTGCAATGGATGATAGTTGTAACCCCGCAACTGAGATACGTGAAAAACATTATGAACATGAGATAACTGTGGCGGTAATGCTAAACGATAAGACACTTCACCAACTTGATCcaatatctcaaacggtccaatatatcgAGGACTGAGCTTTCCTTTCAAACCAAAACGACGTATAcccttccaaggtgacacctttaaaaaTACATTATCACCCACCACAAACTCTAACGAACGTCGGTGTTTATCGGCATACACTTTCTGTCTCAATTGGGCCTCCTTCAGTCGATTCGTAGCTATAGCGACCTTTTCATTAGTCACTCTAACCAGCTCAGGTCCTTCAATCAATTTCTCTCCCGTTTCATTCCAACAAACTGGCGCTCTACACtttcgaccataaagcatctcaaATGGTGCCATACAGATACTTGCCTGCCAACTATTATTATAAGCAAATTCCACCAAACATAAGTACTCATCCCAGTTTCCCTTCCAATCTAGGGCACAAGCTCGAAGCATATCTTCTAAGATTTGTATCGTACGCTCagactgtccatcagtttgtggatgaaaagCAGTACTAAGCTTCAATCGCGTACCCCAAGCTTTGTGTAACCCCttccaaaatctagatgtaaaCCGAGGATCACGATCAGACACGATGGACGAAGGAACCCCATGCAATCTCACAATTTCCTGCTGAAAGATCTCCGATAGCTTACTTACCGAATAATCCATACGAATAGGCAAGAAATGAGCCGACTTGGTTAATCTATCAATCACCACCCAAGTAGCATCATGTCTTTTAACAGTCTTTGGTAACCCACAAACGAAATCCATTGAGATATCATCCCACTTCCACACCGGAATGTCCAACGGCTGCAACAAACCACTAGCACGTTGGTGCTCGATCTTTACTTGTTGACAAGTAAGGCACTTCCCAACGTATCTAGCAACGTCTTTCTTCATGCCACTCCACCAAAAGTGCTGCTTTAAATCCTGATACATTTTGGTCGAACCAGGATGTACAGAAAAAGGTGAGCTGTGAGCCTCAGACAACAGAGCCTCACGAATAGCATCATCATTAGGAACACACAATCGATTCCCACACCAAATAACCCCATCATCATCTTCTCTGAACTCTTTCATTTTACCCTCTTCCAAATTTTGAAACACTGTCCATAAATCCCCGTCATCCAATTGAGCCTCTTTTATTCTAGTAATTAAATCAGACTCAAATTTTAGATTTGCCAACATCCCCGATGCTCCTCTTTTACTCAATCCCATATCAAGTCTTTCAAATTCTCGAATGTGAGTAACCAAACATGAGATACTACCAAATgtttttctactcaaagcgtcggctaccacattcgctttacccggatggtattgaatgttggcatcataatccttcaataactcaagccaccttcgttgtctcatatttatctCTTTTTGCGTGAATATGTATttaagactcttgtgatcagtgaaaatatcacaagtttctccataaagataatgcctccatattTTCAACGCAAAAATCACAGcagctaattccaaatcatgagtagggtaattaaCCTCATAAGGTTTCAACTGCCTcgaggcataagcaattaccttaccatgttgcatcaaaacacaacccaaaccATGCTTAGAAGCGTCACTATAGATTTGAAAACCTCCACTTCCTGATGGTAATGCAAGGATAGGAGCTGATACAAGTCTTTTCTTTAACTCATCGAAACTCTTTTGTCGTTCCTCGGTCCACACAAATTTTCCCCTTTTCTTAACAACTTGGTAAGCGGCAAAGCAATCGTTGAAAAACCTTCAACAAATCTTCGATAATACCCAGCTAAACCAAGAAAACTTCGAATCTCAACAACAGAAGTAGGTCTTGACCAATTTGTAATAGCCTCAATTTTCGCTGGATCCATCATTATACCCTCAGCTgatacaacatgacccagaaaggcAACTCGTTGCAACcagaattcacatttagagaactttgcaaacAATTTCTTACTTCGGAGGGTTTCAAGTACAACACGAAGATGATTCTCATGCTCTTCTTTACTCTTTGAGAATACCAAGatatcgtcaatgaatacgatcacaaacttatccaaatactcatggaacacacggttcattaaatccatgaataccgcaggagcattagttaatccaaacggcatcactaaaaactcatagtgcccataacgagtgcggaaAGCAGTCTTAGGGATATCTTCTTCTTTAACACGCAGCTGATGATACCCAGACCTAagatcaattttagaaaaatacttcgaaccttgaagttgatcaaacaaatcatcaatacgAGGAAGCGGATAACGGTTTCTGATAGTAATACGATTTAAatcacgatagtcaatgcaaagtctcatgctaccatccttcttcttgacaaacaaaaccggcGCACCCCAAGGGGACACACTTGGTCGAATAAATCCACAATCTATCAATTCTTGCAATTGCTCCTTAAGTTCTTGCAACTCGAGTGGTGCCATACGATAAGGAGCTTTTGATATCGGTTGAGAACCAGGAACCAAATCAATCGAAAATTCAACTTCACGAACTGGAGGCAAACCTtgcaattcgtcaggaaatacatcaGGGAACTCTCGAACAACGTCAATATTTTCAAGTGAAGGACTCTCGATAGACAAATTCTGAATCGAAGCCAAATAACCAACACAACCATGTGAAATGAGCTTTTGCGCCTTAAGCGCTGAGATAACCTTAATAGATTTTTCAGGAAGATCACCATTAAAGACACAATCGGGTATAGAATGATTTCCAAACAAAATTCTCTTAGAATAACAATCGATAGTCGCGTGATGATGATATAACCAATCCATGCCAAGAATAATGTCAAAGTCATGCATGGTCATAGGAAAGAGATTTGCGGGAAACATGCAGTCATTGAATTCCAAACGGCAGTTTTGATACacacgatctataatttcaatACTACCCATTGGGGTAGAGATTGTAAACGGAGTAGACAACCAAGTTGGAGACACTTTCAAATATTTCGAGCTCTTAACAGACACAATCGAGTGCGTAGAGCCAGAATCAAACAGAACGAAGAGGGCACGATGGTGTACAAATACATGACCAGTAATAGTACCTAATCATATCAAGAATGTATGAACAAATAACTCAAAggaaatatttttttaaaatgaaAAGGGATCGGAATATACCTGTTGCGTCAGCAGCCTGAGCAGTAGTCATGGCAAAGACGCGTCCACCAGGAGCTGGAGGAGGAACCCTCGGAACAAACCCAGGTCTAGGATTCTTGCAATCCTTAGCTAAGTGACCAATCTCTCCACAAGCAAAACATGAACCCGCACTACGATAACAAACTCTTCCGGGATGATTCTTTCCACAAGTCCCACAAGGTGCATTGGCATTAACACCGCCATTTCCGTTACCCCTTTGTTGCCCTTGGGGATGGTACACTTGTAATTGACCACGGTTATTATTATTTGACCCGTTTTCAATCCTTAGCTGATTTCCTCTATTATTCCAATTATTACCACGATACCCTTGGTTCCCAGATTGTTGACCCTGTTTGGTAGTCGGTGGCAGTACAGATCGTAGTGGCTGTACATTCTTAACCCTCTTATTTTTACCATCGTCATTTTTAGTAGTCAAATACTCATCTCGCTCCATCTCCAAATTCCGAGCATAATCGGCTGCCTCAGCGACATCAAAACATTTTAGATTAATCATTTTAGAGCGGTAACGCCCATGAACAGCCCATTTGTACTTACGGGCTTGGTCCTCGGAAGACCCAGCAGCAGCCCCAATCAATCCCACGAGCCTCAAAAATCTCTTAGTGAAATCATTGATAGACTCATCACCCCCTTGCTTAATATTAGCATATTCCCGAATCACAGCCTCCTTCTCTGCCTCAGAAAAGTACTGACGGAAAAATAACTCCTTGAAATCAACCCAATCTAACGAATCCTCAAAATCGATACCTCCTTTCGCTTGTCTCAAAGCGATCCACCAACGCTGAGCATCCCCTTCTAGTTTATAAACAGCCAAAGGAACCCAAAATCTCTCTTCACAACCAAGCACGCGATATATCTTCTCAATGTGAGTGATCCAATTCTCAGCTTCAACAGGAGTACTAGCAGTGCTGAATGACAAAGGACGCTGTTTTTGAAACCGTCCTAGCCAAACATGAATAGCATCCCCCGTTACAGCTTTCATCTCCACATACTCATCCTCCTCTTCATCTTCATGCTTAAAAGTCTCGCCACCTTGCCTACGCAAAGCGTCAATAGCTTGAGCTACAATGTTGGGTAACAAATTCGTGATTGTTTGGTTAATCTTGTTTTCTACCTCCTCCTCAGACATCCCTTTTCTTTTCGGTGCCATCTATGAACGAGATGAGGATATAACGGTTACGATTAGTAAGAAGGATAACAAGAGAATATGAGAAGTGGAAACACATTATTAATGCGGAAAGAAAATCCTAACCCAAAGTCTACCCAAATCTCACAGGCCATAACTTAGGACGTAAGTTTCTACAAGAgggaacctacgctctgataccatctgtaacaaccCTAATCTTACGCCAATCAAAATGTATAAATAAAGATAACTTAAAAGGTAAATGAGCGTTATTCTTATTCGAATTTAAACCATAGTCAAAACACCAAAGTTGACAAATTTATTCAAAAGTACTACTAAACCAAAATAAACTACTAAATCTTGATGGAAATCTCTAAGGCAAGGTGCTAAGTtcactccactctacactcttccctcgttcccaacgcccccttgattacctgtcgtataagaaggaaaacaaagaatacgactgagccaaagcccagtgaacggataaAACAAAGAACAGAGTAGTATGACATGCATGACAAATTTCAAAACAACTTATTTAcaatttaacttattttaaaatcaaggTGTAAATATGTATAGATCCTTAATAACGAATATGTCAAAATATCAAAGTCACATACTAAGagttaaacaaatatatatatatcaaattatccaaaatgaaatcatagggtagcaactccactaatcatccatatcggtgacgtttcgtatgacactacgatgaacgtacaccgtcaaaacaaaatcctaggatcgatccatacgcctcctattacaaatatatataataataatgagctcgtaccaccaccgggcaatcaaaaggagacgccgtagatataacaaaatacaccgctacggtcgatgccacattatcggtgtcacaataatgcgctcatgggacctccatgaataggttactcttaggcacacattttaagaaaacgttttaaccgatttattaattataaattttcaAATATCCTTTAATATGATTTATagactttaaaatatatttaaaaagaatTAATGAAATGACTTAAATATTTTACGTTTGACCAAATACTTACAATGTTTAAACGAGACttaacgggacatgtaaagccacatggaatgagggacactcgatacgaatcaccgtaccactcaCCACACTCACACATGTTCTTTACCGAAAGGTTTACGACATTTTTCGGGGCTGTTTCGAGGCAAAGTTTTGATACAATTTCCAAAGGCCAAAATATTATGATTTCCTCAATTAACAAACATAATtagcaacctcgttagtacatccaaaatgaggaaaacataacacaatatataGACTAATAAATATAACGAATTTCCAAATAAGCATGTCATACCAATAATTTTTATATACAATTcgaaacaaagttttgagaggaaagatttaccgaagcgatcctaaaccacctagaatatccgtaccttatgttGAATGATGAAATTCCAATGACAACAAAATACCACCAAGAATGCGATCACCGAGCCAAATCTAAGGAACACACACGTATGAGCACAAAACGCATTCAAATAGGGAGTATGTAATATCCTTTATTTAATTAGTGTTACCATATGATTCTTATGCGTTTACTTCCATCTAACTAGTTCCATGAATTTTTATATTAAAGATATAATTATGTTAGTATATGTTACTATGGCTTTCATATTCCAAATTACTAGTGACTTAAGTATTTTAAGACTAAAAATTCCCCACTATCATAAATGAAAACATGGACTCTAACATCAATTTCTATTTCCTTTCCACACAAATATATATGCACCCAAGTTGTATTACCGTTTCATATTTTAATTTCCCGTTTAGTAATTTACACTTTATAAGAACCTACTAGATTGGTACTGTTAGTGGCCACATGCCCCTTTTTTAGCCAATCAAATAACACATGGTGCATGTGTAATTAAATTGATCAGACGACTGGTCATTTGCATGGCTAAATCCCCATTCCCATTAGTTATTACTTTATTACTTactcatattattattttataaagcaTGGACAGTACTATAAAATTAGTACACTTTGATTTAATCATGTTGTAATTGTATATACTAGTTACATAAAGATTTTTAATACTCCATTACTAAATATATGACTATCATTTCATTAAAATTATTCTTCACAAAAGGTGCTCGTTTTGTACTCAAAATCTTAACATCTCATCCTTATAATAATTCATGTGATATGTAGTAAATCTAAACTAGtaagttgataataataataataataataataataataataataataaacaaattatACTTCAATAACAAAGATGGTGATTAGTAGTTACCTTTAAAACGTGTTCGTGTTAGAACCGAAACTAGACCCGCAATTACTTTGTATCTTCTTTGAATTCTCTATTGTCTTCCTCTTAATATTATGGTAGATTGTAGTGAGTAGTATGGGTATCAAGTTGATGAATATTTCATTTTATTTGGTTTAGTAAAGAATTTACTAAATGGAGAGTACTTGTGGAATATATAACTTAAATGAGACTATCTCATTCCTTTTAATGAATGTTGCACTGTATCTTTCTtgtttaatataaaatttaatcatcatctttttgAAAATATTAATACAAAGTAAGTGGCTACTAGTTATTAATCATAATTAATCTATAGCATGATACAAAATTAAGTTTGTTGAGTATATGACAAAAGCAAGTTAGTTTgagttatttttttattaattatttttttttttttttttttttttgatattacaAAAACAGTATAAATATCAACGCTCTCTCCTtgatggcgattttggcgggagtAGCGGTTACGCCAATTTTGCCCTAATTTCTTCGATCAATCCATTTTTTTCAGCGTATTCTTCCAATTAATCTGTAAATACGTAGTGATTCTTCATTCTATTACTCGATTCTTCGTTTATTACACAATTTCACTGGTGATTTTAGCTATGTCTCCTAATAACAGATCGTCAAAAAGGAAAATCAAATTAATGGATTTGTTTATCTAAATTTGTTCAATTTTGATTTTAAGTTTTAGATCTGAAAAATAATTACAAATGGTGTATCTGAAAACATACTTGGTATttgaaaatgatgaagatgatggatgatgatgaagagacTAATGAAATGAGGATTTACAAACATGAGGTATCAATAATGTAAATATTTAAAAATGAAATGGAGGTGACCTGAAAGTTTACCTATTATAACAGGTTAACTACATACAATAGAACAATTTAGAAAGTTAAACGCATACAATAGAAgatttgaaagttgaatgcatgCAATAAGAATTTGATAAAAGTTCCATGCAATTTTCAATTAATTTTCCCCATATTCATCTCCATCTCCAAACTAAAACCTAACTTTAATCTAAACATATTAATATATGTGTATAACCCATTCATAAAAAACCCTGCTCTCACCTCAAACAGAGTTGCTTTCATCTTCTCTGATTTAATTTTCCACCTTTTATGCAAGGTTTATTTCTTGCGTTCTGAATAATGTATCATCGTCGTCGCAAACATTGaccgagcagcagcagcagcagcgacTTCCTACACCCATGGGTTCAATCGATTCTTATGTTTTCAGAGTGCTAAAAGTCAGAAATTGATAAAGGTTGGTCTTTCTTGAAGTGGTTAATAAAGAGTTTTTTCCAAAAGGTTCTGTAATTGGTTGTCACGTTGTATATATACCAACATAATAATTTTGCTAATGTAATgttgaacttaaattatgaattcACTACAAGCTAATTTACTTGAATCAGTGTGTTAATGTGTATTTCGTCCATTTCATAGCTATTCTGTCAAGTGCATAGATTGAGTCGATTTAAGGTTATTTGTGaacataataattaaatatatagtgtGTGCGGGTCTGATCCGTGGATCCAAAGACAAGAAATTGAGGGTAACGGGACCTGTATGAATGCCAACCAA is from Rutidosis leptorrhynchoides isolate AG116_Rl617_1_P2 chromosome 10, CSIRO_AGI_Rlap_v1, whole genome shotgun sequence and encodes:
- the LOC139870075 gene encoding uncharacterized protein; this encodes MAPKRKGMSEEEVENKINQTITNLLPNIVAQAIDALRRQGGETFKHEDEEEDEYVEMKAVTGDAIHVWLGRFQKQRPLSFSTASTPVEAENWITHIEKIYRVLGCEERFWVPLAVYKLEGDAQRWWIALRQAKGGIDFEDSLDWVDFKELFFRQYFSEAEKEAVIREYANIKQGGDESINDFTKRFLRLVGLIGAAAGSSEDQARKYKWAVHGRYRSKMINLKCFDVAEAADYARNLEMERDEYLTTKNDDGKNKRVKNVQPLRSVLPPTTKQGQQSGNQGYRGNNWNNRGNQLRIENGSNNNNRGQLQVYHPQGQQRGNGNGGVNANAPCGTCGKNHPGRVCYRSAGSCFACGEIGHLAKDCKNPRPGFVPRVPPPAPGGRVFAMTTAQAADATGTITGHVFVHHRALFVLFDSGSTHSIVSVKSSKYLKVSPTWLSTPFTISTPMGSIEIIDRVYQNCRLEFNDCMFPANLFPMTMHDFDIILGMDWLYHHHATIDCYSKRILFGNHSIPDCVFNGDLPEKSIKVISALKAQKLISHGCVGYLASIQNLSIESPSLENIDVVREFPDVFPDELQGLPPVREVEFSIDLVPGSQPISKAPYRMAPLELQELKEQLQELIDCGFIRPSVSPWGAPKPLSASSY